The Methylobacterium sp. PvR107 genome contains a region encoding:
- a CDS encoding DMT family transporter, with product MRSERAARAPSAAPAYLLLTATALLWAGNAVTSRWAPGHVSPQVITTLRWAVACAALTPFAARRLAADWPLLRPHWLRILLMGGLGYTAFNCLFYAAGVHTGAINLALFQGAIPVLVILLNRLAYRVPVTGGQVAGVVLTLLGAGLAATHGDWSVITHLAFNRGDVLVFGACLLYAGYTIFLPTRPKVSALAFFAAMAVAAFVTSLPPLAVEWATGHAVWPSREGWAMVAFVGLGPSLLAQLFFMRGVELIGPNRAGLFVNLVPIFGAVLAVLLVGEPFGATEAAALALVLCGIACAERLKPALAVEPVPEAAYSQTRTRRM from the coding sequence TTGAGGAGCGAGCGCGCGGCCCGGGCTCCGTCGGCCGCGCCCGCCTACCTCCTGCTCACAGCCACGGCGCTCCTCTGGGCGGGCAACGCCGTCACCAGCCGCTGGGCGCCGGGCCACGTCTCCCCTCAAGTGATCACGACCCTGCGCTGGGCGGTGGCCTGCGCGGCGCTGACGCCGTTCGCTGCCCGCAGGCTCGCCGCCGACTGGCCGCTTCTGCGCCCGCACTGGCTGCGCATCCTGCTGATGGGCGGGCTGGGCTATACGGCCTTCAACTGCCTGTTCTACGCGGCCGGCGTGCATACCGGCGCGATCAACCTCGCGCTCTTCCAGGGCGCGATCCCGGTTCTGGTGATCCTCCTGAACCGCTTGGCCTATCGCGTGCCGGTCACTGGCGGCCAAGTCGCGGGCGTGGTCCTGACGCTCCTCGGCGCCGGCCTGGCCGCGACCCATGGCGACTGGTCGGTGATCACGCACCTGGCGTTCAATCGCGGCGACGTGCTCGTCTTTGGAGCCTGCCTGCTCTACGCGGGCTATACGATCTTCCTGCCGACCCGGCCGAAGGTCTCGGCGCTGGCCTTCTTCGCCGCCATGGCGGTGGCCGCCTTCGTGACATCCCTGCCGCCGCTCGCCGTCGAGTGGGCAACCGGTCATGCCGTCTGGCCCAGCCGCGAGGGCTGGGCCATGGTGGCGTTCGTCGGCCTGGGGCCGTCTCTGCTGGCGCAGCTGTTCTTCATGCGCGGCGTCGAGCTGATCGGCCCGAACCGCGCCGGCCTGTTCGTGAACCTCGTGCCGATCTTCGGCGCGGTCCTCGCCGTCCTGCTGGTCGGCGAGCCGTTCGGGGCGACGGAAGCCGCCGCCCTCGCGCTGGTCCTCTGCGGGATCGCCTGTGCCGAGCGCCTGAAGCCGGCGCTCGCCGTCGAGCCCGTCCCGGAGGCCGCTTACTCGCAGACGCGGACGCGGCGGATGTAG
- a CDS encoding sulfite oxidase-like oxidoreductase, whose product MVTRGFVGRRQPPETGARLPPGQYLTDDFPILQIGPNPVVDLATWRFTLREGSRPIKSWSWDEFEALPRTTWHGDIHCVTKWSKFDTDWEGVSFDDLLADAGVAAPTGFLLAESYDDYTTNVPVADLVGGRALVATRYAGEPIHPDHGGPARLFVPHLYFWKSAKWVRGLRFTNIDTAGFWELRGYHMYGDPWREQRYIGD is encoded by the coding sequence ATGGTGACACGGGGCTTCGTCGGGCGCAGGCAGCCGCCCGAGACCGGGGCACGCCTGCCGCCGGGCCAGTATCTCACCGATGACTTCCCAATCCTGCAGATCGGCCCCAACCCGGTGGTGGACCTCGCCACGTGGCGGTTCACGCTCCGCGAGGGATCGCGGCCGATCAAGTCCTGGAGCTGGGACGAATTCGAGGCGCTCCCGCGGACGACGTGGCACGGCGACATCCACTGCGTCACCAAGTGGTCTAAGTTCGATACCGACTGGGAGGGTGTGAGCTTCGACGATCTGCTGGCGGATGCCGGGGTCGCGGCGCCGACCGGCTTCCTGCTGGCGGAATCCTACGACGACTACACCACGAACGTTCCGGTGGCGGATCTCGTGGGCGGCCGCGCGCTCGTGGCCACCCGCTACGCGGGTGAGCCGATCCACCCGGATCACGGCGGCCCGGCGCGGCTATTCGTACCCCATCTCTATTTCTGGAAGAGCGCCAAGTGGGTGAGAGGCTTGCGCTTCACGAACATCGACACCGCCGGCTTCTGGGAGCTGCGCGGCTACCACATGTACGGGGATCCCTGGCGTGAGCAGCGCTACATCGGTGACTGA
- a CDS encoding FAD-binding oxidoreductase: protein MSSATSVTEPVVFRWHQAEITAIAPVTPHVKSVRLRCGLAEQYRAGQHVDVRLTAEDGYQAQRSYSIASAPDGSGTLELMIEGLPDGEVSGWFSDCADVGDRVELRGPIGGSFSWDGPDGGPLLLAAGGSGVVPLLAMLRRRAQGWRAIPAALIYSARTRAEAIAVAELERFAATDPGVSLHLAITREPGGRRIDAALVADALARTGPPGKVFLCGSNRFVAAASALIVAAGVAPGLIRTERFGA, encoded by the coding sequence GTGAGCAGCGCTACATCGGTGACTGAGCCCGTCGTCTTCCGCTGGCATCAGGCTGAGATCACCGCGATCGCGCCGGTCACGCCCCATGTGAAGAGCGTCCGGCTGCGCTGCGGCCTGGCCGAGCAGTACCGGGCCGGGCAGCATGTCGATGTCCGCCTCACCGCCGAGGACGGCTACCAAGCCCAGCGCAGCTACTCGATCGCCTCCGCCCCGGACGGCAGCGGGACCCTCGAGCTGATGATCGAGGGCCTGCCGGACGGCGAGGTCTCGGGCTGGTTCTCGGATTGCGCCGACGTCGGCGACCGCGTGGAATTGCGCGGGCCGATCGGCGGTTCGTTCTCGTGGGACGGACCCGATGGCGGCCCGCTGCTCCTGGCGGCCGGCGGCTCCGGTGTGGTGCCGCTGCTCGCGATGCTGCGGCGTCGAGCCCAGGGCTGGCGCGCGATCCCGGCGGCGCTGATCTACTCGGCCCGCACCCGCGCGGAGGCGATCGCGGTCGCCGAGCTGGAGCGGTTCGCCGCGACGGATCCCGGCGTCTCCCTGCACCTCGCGATCACCCGCGAACCTGGCGGCAGGCGGATCGACGCGGCCTTGGTCGCGGACGCGCTGGCGCGGACTGGCCCGCCAGGGAAGGTGTTCCTCTGCGGCTCCAACCGGTTCGTCGCCGCGGCGTCGGCCCTGATCGTGGCAGCCGGCGTTGCCCCGGGCCTGATCCGAACGGAGCGCTTCGGCGCCTGA